The Syntrophomonadaceae bacterium genome includes the window GGCTAAATTGCAGCAAAGCCTCAGAGGGTACCGGGAACAGGCATTGCTGAGCAAGAAACTGGCGACTATTGACAGGCAGGTAGATTTGCCGATCACATTAAATCAATGCTCATACAAAAAGCCTGACTATCAGGAACTTTTGCATATATTCCAAGAGCTGGATTTTCGTACACTGATTAAAACCGTGCTGGAGGAAAAAAAGGATTTAAGCCAGACAATAAACCTTACTTCCCGCGATCTTGGCGGAGCTTCTCCAGAAAACAATTACTCACTTACCCTGGAAGAAATAAAAAGATCTATTCAGGCTGGAAAAAGGGATGGAATTGCCTTATCACTTTTTCTCTCGGAAGCGAATTATCTTCGGGCTGATGTTACTGCTGTAGGGTTGGCTTGGGGGGAGCATAGTTCCAGCTGGCTGCCAATAGGGGAGTTAGCGCATGAGGAGCGAGAACACTTTTGGCAAACTTTAAAGGAAATTCTTGATGAGGCTGTAAACAAAGTCTATATTCATGATGCCAAAGAGGCTGTCGTGGCCCTCCGGCGGTATGGAATAGAGATCAAGGCACAGTTGTTTGATACCAAATTGGCAGCATATTTGCTGAATCCCTCTGCTCCAAATTATGATTTGCCTGGGGTAAGTTTGGAACATCTTAATAAACCCATTCTTCCTGCGGAAAAACCTGCCCAAATGGCTGCAAAAAACGCCGAGGTTGTTTTCTCCCTCGCCGGGAGATTACCGGGAAAACTGGTGCAGGACGGCTTGGATCGTCTTTATTATCAGGTAGAATTGCCTCTTGTTCATATCCTTGCAGATATGGAATGGTGCGGGGTAACCCTGAATCCTGGGCAACTTGAGAATATGGGTAAGGAATTAAGTGAGAAACTGCATCTTATTACAAAAGAGATCTTTCTCTTGGCAGGAGAGGAATTCAACATAAATTCTCCAAAGCAATTAAGCGCAATATTGTTTGAGAAGCTGGGTTTGCCAGCTATCAAGAAGACCAAAACCGGTTATTCAACTGACGCCGAAGTTTTAGAGGAATTGGCGGCCCGCCATCAAATAGTGTCCAAAATCCTGGAATACCGGGGATTAATGAAACTTAAGTCTACCTATGTCGAGGGCCTGCAGCAGGTAATGCATCCAGTTACGGGAAAAGTGCATACAACTTTTAATCAAATGGTTACTGCAACCGGGCGGCTAAGCAGCACAGAACCGAATTTGCAAAATATCCCCATCAGGCTAGAGCTCGGGAGGCGGTTGCGCAAAGTTTTTATTCCTTCAGGCAAAGATAATATCCTGCTGGCAGCCGACTATTCTCAAATTGAACTCCGGGTCCTGGCCCATATTTCTGAGGACACGAACCTGATGGAGGCTTTCTTGCTGGACCAGGATATCCACACCAGGACTGCTGCCGAAGTATTTGGTGTTCCAATGGACAAAGTCTCCCCGGAAATGCGCCGCAGGGCTAAGGCAGTAAACTTTGGCATTGTTTACGGCATCAGCGATTACGGTTTAGCCCGGGATTTGGGGATTACCAGGAAAGAAGCCAGAGACTATATTGATAATTATCTTGGCCGTTATCAAGGGGTCAAGAGATATTTGGATGAGGTGGTGAAGAAGGCCAGGCAAAATGGATATGTAACCACTTTGCTTAACAGGCGCCGTTATTTGCCGGATCTTTTTAGTTCAAACTTCAGCGTTCGTAGCTTTGGCGAGCGAACTGCTATGAATACCCCTATCCAGGGCAGTGCTGCTGACATTATTAAAATTGCTATGGTTAATGTCCACCAGGCTTTGCATGAAAGCGGTTTGCATGCAAAAATGATGCTGCAGGTTCACGATGAGCTGATATTTGATCTCCCTTCTTGTGAACTTAAGAAAGCGGCTGATCTGGTAAAGAAATGTATGGAATCGGCCTATGCTTTAAAAGTTCCTTTGCGGGTTGAAACAAAGGCCGGTTATAACTGGTATGATATGAACCAATTTGGAACGGAGGATTAAGTTTGCCCGAATTGCCGGAAGTAGAAACAGTAAAACGATCTCTGGCCGCTAAAATACTGCAGATACCCATTTTGGATGTTGAAGTATTATTTCCTAAAGTAATAAAATTTCCCTCGGCGGTAGACTTTTCTGCCATCCTACGGGGCAAGCGATTTGTCAGCATTGATCGCAAGGGCAAATATCTGCTTTTCCACCTGGATGATGGACATGTTTTAATAGTCCACTTGCGGATGACAGGACGTTTATTATGGGTAAAAGAGGAAGCGGCTTTAGTTAAACATACCCATATCGTGATTGTTTTTGAGAACGGGTACCAGTTAAGATTTCAGGACCAGCGCCAGTTTGGCACATTACATCTATTGCCTGGCAATCAACTGCATCTTCTTGCTGGGTTAGATAAGTTGGGTCCCGAGCCCTTAACCAATTTATCTGTTACTGGTCTAAAAGATTCTTTGAGCAAAAGTAGAAGGAAAATAAAGGATGTCATTTTGGATCAGACTATCATTGCAGGTATCGGCAACATTTATGCTGATGAAATACTGTTTGCAGCCGCCCTCCATCCGGAAAGACCGGCCAAAAGCCTGACCGATGAGGAAATAATCAGGCTATATGAGGCTATGCTTTCCAGACTTGAAGCTGGTATCCGCCATCGGGGAACTTCTTTCCGGGATTATGTTGATGGAGAAGGTAAACAGGGTGAGTTTCAAGCCCTTTTAAAAGTATATGGCAGAGAAGGCTTGCCATGCTTTCAATGCGGCAGTCTGATTTGCCGTCATAGAATTGGGGGCCGTAGTTCCTGTTTCTGTCCTGCCTGCCAAAAATAAGAAGCTTGAAACAGGCACACCTTTTTCGGTTGCTGACCTGATAATTATCTTTTTACGAGTTTAAGCAGTTTGGGGTCAAGTTTTAAAAGATCGAGACAGTCAGGTGATCTATATGATTGTAATAGGGTTAACAGGCGGAATGGCCAGCGGAAAAACTTCTGTGGCGAGAATGCTTGCAAAATTAGGAGCACACGTTATTGACGCAGATGTGATAGCCAAAAAACTGGTGGCCCCTGGTCAGCCTGCACTACGGCTTCTCGCAGATATTTTTGGGCCAGGAATAATACAGCCGGATGGCAAGCTTAATCGTGGGGCCTTGGCGGCGATTGTTTTTAATGATCATGAAAAGCTGGAAAAGCT containing:
- the polA gene encoding DNA polymerase I; protein product: MEEKLLLVDGNSLLHRAFYALPPLTNRQGIVTNAAYGFTNMLMKALADYQPEYLVVAFDKGRVSFRNELYEAYKGTRKATPEDLRPQFAMVKRILGAMRISVCELDGFEADDVIGTLSIQAESKGWGVLILTGDQDMLQLVAQDTVVILTRKGMSDTVEMGLAQINNKFGLSPNQLIDVKALMGDSSDNIPGVPGIGEKTALKLIQEYGNLESLLDRLDQLPAAKLQQSLRGYREQALLSKKLATIDRQVDLPITLNQCSYKKPDYQELLHIFQELDFRTLIKTVLEEKKDLSQTINLTSRDLGGASPENNYSLTLEEIKRSIQAGKRDGIALSLFLSEANYLRADVTAVGLAWGEHSSSWLPIGELAHEEREHFWQTLKEILDEAVNKVYIHDAKEAVVALRRYGIEIKAQLFDTKLAAYLLNPSAPNYDLPGVSLEHLNKPILPAEKPAQMAAKNAEVVFSLAGRLPGKLVQDGLDRLYYQVELPLVHILADMEWCGVTLNPGQLENMGKELSEKLHLITKEIFLLAGEEFNINSPKQLSAILFEKLGLPAIKKTKTGYSTDAEVLEELAARHQIVSKILEYRGLMKLKSTYVEGLQQVMHPVTGKVHTTFNQMVTATGRLSSTEPNLQNIPIRLELGRRLRKVFIPSGKDNILLAADYSQIELRVLAHISEDTNLMEAFLLDQDIHTRTAAEVFGVPMDKVSPEMRRRAKAVNFGIVYGISDYGLARDLGITRKEARDYIDNYLGRYQGVKRYLDEVVKKARQNGYVTTLLNRRRYLPDLFSSNFSVRSFGERTAMNTPIQGSAADIIKIAMVNVHQALHESGLHAKMMLQVHDELIFDLPSCELKKAADLVKKCMESAYALKVPLRVETKAGYNWYDMNQFGTED
- the mutM gene encoding DNA-formamidopyrimidine glycosylase, which translates into the protein MPELPEVETVKRSLAAKILQIPILDVEVLFPKVIKFPSAVDFSAILRGKRFVSIDRKGKYLLFHLDDGHVLIVHLRMTGRLLWVKEEAALVKHTHIVIVFENGYQLRFQDQRQFGTLHLLPGNQLHLLAGLDKLGPEPLTNLSVTGLKDSLSKSRRKIKDVILDQTIIAGIGNIYADEILFAAALHPERPAKSLTDEEIIRLYEAMLSRLEAGIRHRGTSFRDYVDGEGKQGEFQALLKVYGREGLPCFQCGSLICRHRIGGRSSCFCPACQK